GCGCCTGGAAGGTCCAGCGGCGGTTGATCAGGTACGCGGTGGTGGTGCCCGCCACGAAACCGATCGACTTGGCGACCGGCACGGGCAGCCCGACCACCTTCAGCAGGAACACGTACAGCCCGAAGTCGACGATCGCGGAGAACCCGCCGGTCACGGTGAACCGGATGATCTGCGTCTTCAGGTCGACGGCGCCGTCCGCGTCGGCGAGTCGTTCGTCGACCAGGGGCAACTCGGCCGTGGGCGGCAGTGGGGGTTCGGCGTGCACGGCCACGAGCCTAACGCCGAGCGGCCGCCGTGCCCCACCGCGTACCGGCGAGTACGCCGACGGCGAACCCTCGCGCGCGGGGGCATGTAGCCTCTATCCCGATGTCCACGAAAGCTCCGACCACCACCACGACGACCGGTGTCGACGAGACCGCAGGCAGCACCGACGGCGCCACCGGGCGTACCGAGGCCTACCAGCTGCCCACGCGGACCCGGTCGCTCACCGGGTGGGGTCGCACCGCACCCACCTCCGCCGAAGTGCTCTCGACCAGCGATCCGGAAGTGATCGCGAAGGCCGTCGCGATGGTCGCCGAGGACAACGACGGCAAGCCCG
This sequence is a window from Nocardia farcinica. Protein-coding genes within it:
- a CDS encoding GtrA family protein; translation: MHAEPPLPPTAELPLVDERLADADGAVDLKTQIIRFTVTGGFSAIVDFGLYVFLLKVVGLPVPVAKSIGFVAGTTTAYLINRRWTFQAPPSRARFLAVVALYATTFAVQVGINQLMVHLLGEDPVPVAVAFVVAQGTATVINFVVQRLVIFKID